From Haemophilus parainfluenzae:
TCAAAATACGGGTTAAACCAGGATTTTTACGCGCAAAGTCGAGGATCATCTGCATAATATCACGCACTCGATTCATCGTATTGGTTTCATGACGAATTGATGTGGTGATACGGCTAAATAAATTCGCTTCAATATTATCGATCAACGCTTCAAACATTTTGGTTTTGCTTGGGAAATACCGGTAAAGTGCCGCTTCTGACACCCCTACTTCTTTCGCTAAACGTGCTGTTGTCATACGTTCCATTCCCCGTTCAGAATGCAGCATATGCGTCAGCACCGTCAACACTTGTTGCCGACGTTCTTTTACCGTGCGTTTTTCGATTTTTGGCGGTTTGATTTCCGCTGCTACCTCATCTACTTCTACGAGAGATAATTGTTCTA
This genomic window contains:
- the slmA gene encoding nucleoid occlusion factor SlmA, with product MVEQLSLVEVDEVAAEIKPPKIEKRTVKERRQQVLTVLTHMLHSERGMERMTTARLAKEVGVSEAALYRYFPSKTKMFEALIDNIEANLFSRITTSIRHETNTMNRVRDIMQMILDFARKNPGLTRILTGHALMFEAPLLQARVAQFFDRLEMQLVNILQMRKLREGRSFNVDERVIAAHLVTLCEGQFMRYVRTNFRLGANQSFEQQWRFLEPLFA